CATGCTTGGCCGACTGGGTGAGCCAGACCACCGCCGGCTGCGTCAGCCAGTCGCAGGTTTCCCGGTCGAGCGTGATCGAGAGGTCGCTCCCCACGGTGCGGCGGTCGGCCTCGTCGGTGATGACGGTTCCCTCGAAGACGAAACCGACCCAGCCGCTGTCGGGGTCGTTGGTGAATCGAAACGTGCAGTGGCCGTCGGTGAGATAATAGGTGTTGCGGGTACCGTGGTGGCCGACCGCGCGCTGCATCCGCTCGAGCCGCCGGCGGAACCCCGGTGAGGCGTCGAGCGGGATGTCGAGCCGCGGCACGCCGCGGAGCGGCGTGCATTCGAACGAGATCTCGACGGCGGGAGGAGGGGCGTCGCTCGTCATGGCCGGGTTTCCCAGGAGCGCCCGAGTCTACTCCAGACGCCGCGCCGCGGCGATCCTCGCCGGCGCCGTCGCCGCGCCGGCGCTGGCGGCTGACGCACCGCGTCTCGAGCGCGTGACGCGGTCGCGGCGGATGATGGGAGTACCCTGGGCGGTCACGGTGTTCGCCCCGGATGGTGAGGGGCGCGCCGCCGCCGAGGCGGCCCTCGACGAGGTCGCCCGGCTCGATGGAGTCCTCTCCGACTACGACCCGGAGAGCGAACTGTCGCGCCTCTCCGCGGCGGCACCGACCGACATTCCGATCCCCCTGTCCCCCGATCTCGGCGCCGTCCTGGCGCGGGCGGTCGAGATCCGCACCGCCAGCGGGGGTGCCTTCGATCCCACCGTCGGGCCCCTGACCACGCTGTGGCGGCAGGCACGTCGCTCCGGGAGGATGCCGCTGCCGGACCGTCTCGCCGCTGCCCGGGCGGCGGTCGGCCCCGAAGCTCTCGTGGTCGAGGGGAATCCGCTCACCGCCCGCCTCACCAGGCCGGGGATGCGCCTCGACCTCGGCGGGATCGGCATGGGGTATGCGATCGACCGGGCACTGTCCCTTCTGGCCGGCCGCGGTGTCGCCGCGGCCCTCGTCGACGCGTCCGGCGATATCGGGGCCTCGGGACCACCTCCCGGAGCCGATGGCTGGAAAGTGGCCGTCGCTGCGCTCGACCCCCGCCAGGATGGCAGCGAGACGCTGCGCCTCACGCACGCCGCGGTCACCACCTCGGGCGACGCCTTCCAGGCGATCGAGATCGACGGCAGGCGCTACAGCCACATCGTCGATCCGCGCACCGGGATCGGGGTGCCGGGGCCAGCCGCCGTCACGGTGATCGGTCCCGATGCGATCACCGCCGACGCCGCCGCCACGGCGGCAAGCGTGCTCGGGCCGGTGGCCGGCTCGGCGTTCGTGGCGGAACTGGCAGGCTGCGCGGCGCGGTTCGTGTGGCAGGAGGAGGGGCGGCCGCGGTCCTCGATGACGGTCGGCTGGCCCGACCGGGCACGGCGGTCGCCCGACGGCGGTTGATCGTCGCTCCGGACGTGCACCAAACGCGGCGGCCGCGCTCCCCCGTATCGCAAGGGGACGCCTCCAGGCTCTCCCGCTCAGCCCGGCTTCACCAGCTTCTCAACGACGGTGACGATTCCTCCAAGTTTGACGGTTGGGAGGACGATACCACCTTCGCCGTCGCTGCGCCCTCGCGAGACGACCCGGTCGCGGGTCGGGGGGCACCGCGGCGTGGGAGCCGGCCTTTGGCCGGCTGCCCCCGAGGGCGCAGCGGCGGCCCTTGAACGGGCCATGGATTTCATCCCCCGACGGACACGCCCCGTGCATCCCACCAGCCGACAGGCGCTCGTCGCGGCGTTGATCGCCTCGCTCCTGGCGCCGGGATGCGCGCCGCGGCAGCCGTTCCACTTCTTCGAGGACGGCGACCTGTCGCACTACGTCGGGGCGGTGCAGAAGATCGAGTATCCCGACTCGTGCTCGCCGCCGCTCGACGAGGCGGCCGGCACGGTCGAACCGCTGACCCTCTCCAACGCCCGCTTCGACCAGATCTGGGAAGTGAGCCTCGAGGAGGCGATCCGCACGGCGCTGGAAAACGGCAAGGTGCTGCGGAACCTCGGCGGCCGGTTCGGCAGCTTCGGCGGGCCGCGGCCCCAGACCGGCGAACCGCCGGTGTCGCTGCTCACGCAGCCGCTCGGCACGCCGACCGTCTACGACCCGGCGATCGTCGAGACCGACCCGATCCGCGGCGTCGAGCCGGCGCTGGCGTTCTTCGACGCACAGTTGGCCAGCTCGCTGACCTGGGAGCGGCAGAACCGGCCGCAGAACGTCGGCGGCATCGGCACGCAGATCTTCCAGCAGCAGTTCCTCGGCGACACCGGCAACTGGACGACGAGCATCACCAAACGGACGGCGACCGGGGCGACGCTCGGCTTCGCCAACTCGACGCTCTACGACAACAACAACTCGCCGATCCGCCAGGACGGCGTGCCCTCGACGTTCACCACCAACTACGACTTCACCTTCAACCAGCCGCTCCTCGAGGGCGCTGGCGTGACCTACAACCGGATCGCCGGTCCCGATCCGTTCAACAACATTGACGGCCGGCCGATCTTCCGCGGCGTGCTGCTGGCGCGGATCAATGCCGACATTTCGCTGGCCGACTTCGAGGCCGGCGTCCGCAACCTCGTCAGCGACACCGAGCAGTCGTATTGGGAGCTGTACTTCGCCTACCGCAACCTCGAGGCGCGCAAGGCCGGGCGCGACAGCGCCCTCGAGGCCTGGCGGCGGGTCCACGCGCTGTATGTCGAGCAGTCGCGCGGCGGCGAAGCCGACAAGGAGGCCCAGGCGCGCGAGCAGTACTTCTTCTTCCGCAGCGACGTGGAAAGCGCGCTGACCGACGTCTACCGCTGCGAGAACCGCCTCCGCTACATGATGGGGATCTCCGCCAGCGACGGGCGCCTGATCCGCCCCGCTGACGAGCCGACCACGGCACGGATCGCCTTCGACTGGCAGCAGGCCCTCACCGAGGCGCTATCGCGGTCGGCCGAGCTCCGTAAGCAGAAGTGGGTGATCAAGCAGCGCGAACTGGAGCTCGTGGCCGCCAAGAACCTGCTGCTGCCGCGGCTGGATCTCGTCGGCCGGTGGCGGTTCCTCGGCATGGGGCAGGAGTTGATCAACCAGAACTACACCCCCTACGACGCCAACGGCCAAGACCCGCTCGCCGGTACCGACGCCTATTCGTCGCTGTTCAGCGGGCAGTTCCAGGAATGGCAGAGCGGGGCGCAATTCCTGATGCCGCTCGGGTTCCGCCGCGAACTGGCCACAGTTCGCCACCACCAGCTGCAACTGGCGCGCGAGCGGGCCCGCCTCCAGGACGAGGAGCTCGAGGCTTCGCACGCGCTGGTCGAGGCGGTGCGCAACGTCGATACCAACTTCGCGCTGTCGCAGACCAACTTCAATCGCCGTGTCGCCGCCGAGCGGCAGGTCGAGGCGGTCCAGGCCGCCTATGACGCCGGCACGGTGACGTTCGACCAGCTGCTCGACGCCCAGCGCCGCCGGGCCGACGCCGAGAGCGCGTATTACCGGGCGATCGTCGACTACAACCGTTCGATCTCGCAGCTCCATTTCCGCAAGGGTTCGCTGCTCGAATTCAACGGCGTGTTCCTCGCCGAGGGGCCGTGGCCGGGGAAGGCCTACTTCGACGCCTACCGCCGCGCCCGGCAGCGCGACGCCAGCCTGTACCTCGACTACGGCCATTCCCGGCCAGGCGTGTTCAGCCGCGGGCCGATCACGCAGCGCTTCTCCGATGTCGGTGCGTCGACGGCGGTCGAACAGCTCGAGCCGCGCGATCCGGCGACAGTCGAGGAACCGTCGCCGCCGACCGGTAGCGACGGCAAACCCGGGGACGGCCGCCCCACGCCCGCCGAGGAAGTGCCGGCGCCGCGCCCCAAGGATCCGCCGCGGGGCACCGCCACCCTCCCGGGGAATCGACCGCTGGCCGCCTCCGTGCTCGCCCCCATCAGCCCGTTGGCGACCGACGGGGCGGCCCGCGTCGTCGACGGGATGCGCGGCCGGCCGTTGCCCGGGAGCCGGCTGATCGAGGGTCCCGAGGTCGCCGCGTCGACACAACTGCGCTGAGGTCCGGCGCCTACTCCGCGCGGAGCAGCCCGGCGGCGCGAATCGCCTCGTCGAGCCGGCGCCCGTCGGAGCGGCGCAGGGTCTCCAGATGGGCCCGCGCCTCGGGGCGCGGGCAGGCCGTGAGGTAGCCGGCCACCGCGCGGCGCACGTGGGGATCATCGCCACCGAGCGTGTGCCACAGCCCGGCGACGCGGTCGACGTGGTCCCAGCCGCGCTCGCGCGCCAGGTCGATCACCGCGTCGGCGGCGACCACGGGGCTGGTGGCGAGAGTCGCGGTCGCCGCCACGATCTCCTCGCGGGGGATGGTGGCGGCCAGTTCCTCCCAGGCGAAGCGCAGGGCCCCGAGGAGCTGCTTCTGCTCGACGGGGCGCTGCGGCGCGACGCGCCCCATGAGCCACTCGAGCCCCGCCGGGCCGTCGGCGACGAGCAGGCCTCCCATCAGCCCGTCAGTGCCGGCGCGGAAATCGTCGGCGTTGGCCTCGAGCGCCGCGCGGAGCGGGGCCGACGACGCCGGGGCGTCGGCCGGCAGGCCGGCGTGGGCGACGATCCCCAGCGCCAGGCCATAGAACCCGCGGCGGCGCTGGTCGATCCCCGGATCGCCGAGCCACTCGGCGAGGGGCCGGGCGGCGAGCGCCGGCGCGGCCGCGCGGACCGCCGCGAACGGTGCCTGGCCGAACTCGGCGAACGCATCGGCGGCGATCGCCTCGAGCGGGTGCTCCAGACGCGCCGCGAAAAACGCCAGCCGCTCGGCACTCGGCCGGCCCGTGTCGGGCGCCCGTGCGACATGCGCCAAAAGCAGTTCGTCGGCCGCGACCGCTTCGAAAGGGGGTGTGCCGTCGGCGCGGGCCTCGCCACCGCCGAACAACAGCGCCGTCCCCGCTACCGGCGCCGGTACCCGGGCGGTGACGAGGGCCTCGTCGGGGAGCGGGCGGCCGCGGATCAGGCTGCCGATCGCGAACGGCTGCACCTGCCCGCCGGCCGGCGTCTCGAGCGCCGGCCCGGCCGCCGAGCCGACCGCGGTCGTCGGCGCCGCATCGCGGCGCATCGCCAGCGTCGGCCCGACGGTGCCGCAGAACGGGCAGGCCAGCGCGGCGCCGCCGACGGCCACCGTGACCCAGCCGGCCACCCAGCCGAAGCAGCGCTTCATGTGGCCGATCGGGGCGACCGACCGAGGCGCCAGCGAGCCAGGCATCATCCACCCCGTGGCGACGTCATTCGGCCGCGGAACCGAACCGCTCCTGCTGCATCCGCTTCCGCCAGTAGGGGGTCGTGCACAGCAGCAACCGGCCTGAACCCTCGTAGACGTAGCTCCGTTCCTGGCCGCTGAGCCAGAAACTCAGGAAGTTGCTCGTTGGTCGCTTGAGCGACAGCCGGATGCCGGCCGTCCGGGCCATGACTTGCGGGCCGTCGACCACGAGCCGGTCGTCTTCGAGGCGGATCTCCTCGACCGGGCCGTCGACCGACAGCAGCGCCTGGCCATCCCCACGAAGTACGGTCTTGTACCAGATGAACCCCTCGCCGGCGAGAAACGCCGTCCACCACGACTCCCGGCGGACCGTGATCTCGACCTCGCCTTCGGAGACCCAGAAGCACTTGCGGTCGAGGATCCACTGCTCGCCGCGCCCGATCCGCAGTGGATGGTAGCCGCCGAGCGTCGAGTCGAGGAACACCGTGCCCGTGCCGGTGAACCGGGGGCGGAGGAGCGATTCGTCCGAGAACAGCGACACCCAGGCGGCGCGGAGCGACGGCAACGGCACGTCCATCGTGACCGCACCCTGCATGTGGTTGAGGGCCCCGCGCTCGGTGCGGATCGTGTCGTCGGCGAGGCTGGCCTTCACCCAGCGCATTCCCTCGGTGTGCTGGACGTCGAAGGTCGCCATCGAGTTTCACCTCCGCCCCGCGGACGACGCCCCCCTTCGTCCAATCGCACGACCAGCCGGGAAACGCCAGCGCCGGGTAGGGGTCGGGGGGGATCGGAGCGGACGACTCGTGGACCACGTCGAACTGCCGGTCGGAGCGGATCCGGCCGATCCGGCAAGGCTTGGCACAGTGCTGCGTGGCCGGATCCATCGCCAGCCGGCCGCCGGGACCGGCGAACGACACGCCGTCGCGGAGGGCCTGGAGCACCGCCCCGGTGGCCACCGATCCGGCACGGCGCACGGCGGCAGCCCAGAGGTGGAGGAGCGAGTAGCCCGTCTCCATCGTGTCGCTGGTCACCCGGTCGAAGCCGAACTCACGGCGGAAGCCGGCGATCCACTCGCCGTTGCCCGCCCCGTCGTCGCTTTGGAAGTAGGCGGAGACGGCGTAGTGCCCTGCCACGACGTCGGGGCGGAGGAGGCGCAGTTCATCCTCACCGATCGTCGTCGACATGACCGGGAGTCGGCGCGGGTCGAGGCCGGCCTCCGCGAGCCGGGAAAACAGCGCCAGGGCCGGCGTCCCGGAGAGCGTGCTGAGGATGCAGTCGGCGCCGCTCGACGTGATCGTCTCGACCGTGTCGGCGGTCACCGCAGCGGTCGTCGGGACGAGGATCACGCCGGCGAATTGCAGGGCCCGGTCGATCAGTGCCCGGCGGACGACGTGGGTCATCGTCCGGCCGTAGAAGTCGTCGCTGCCGACCACGAACAGCCGCCGCCGCAAGCCGCCGGCGGCCGACTGCAGCCAGTCGAGGACCGGCAGGACCTGTTGGTTGGGGATCTGACCGCCGTAGATGACGAACCGCGACGACTCGTTCCCCTCGTAGGGCACGCCGTAGAACAGCAGCCGCTTGTATTCCTCGACGCTGGGAATCACCGCCTTCCGCGACGGTGTCGACCAGCAGCCGAACAGCGCCACGGCGCCGCCGTCGAGCAACCGGCGGGCGCGGTTGGCGAACAGGTCGGGACGGGATCGGGTGTCGGGGGCGGAAAACTCGATCTGCCGGCCGAGCAGGCCGCCGCCGGCGTTGATCTCCTCGATGGCATGGATCTGCGCGTCGCGGACCGGTGTCGCGCTGATCGCCACCGGACCGGTCTGGGAATGGAGCAAGCCGATGGTCACGGTCCGCACCGGGGTCGGCAGGCCGCAGCCGGCGATCGTCACCGGACCGAGTGCCCGCGCGGCGGCGAGCGTCGCGGCCCAGCCGTCCCGGACGGCGGCGCGGCGGCTGCGGCTGTCGGCCTGGCGCGGCATCGCCTCACTCCTCGACCATGTGGGCGTACAGCGTCTCGAACACCTCCGGCGCGATGCTCACCTCGCCGCGGAACGGATTGTCCATCGCCGCGATCAGGAAGATCATCGTGCCGAGGTAGGCCGACAGCAGGCCACCGAGGAGCAGATGGGTGACGAACTTCATGTCGAACAGCCAGACCATCGCGATCGTGATCAGCGCCCCGAGGATCACGACGTACCACATCACCACCGGGATGCTCGACGTGACCGCGAACAGGCGCATCCGCCGGGCCTCGAGGAACGAGTTGAATTGCCGCAGCGCCTCGGCATGGAGGATCTCCTCGGCGGGGGTTTCCGGCTGGAAAGCGAGCAATTGCTCCTCGAACGCCTGGGCACGGACCGACCCCTCGACCGGGACGATGCCGCGGCGCTGCAGCGGCCAGGCATATTTGATGACGTAGCGCGTGTAGTCGCGCAGCGCCCAGCGCAGATTCTGGCCCCACGGCGCGGGGTACTGGCCGACGTCTTCATACAGCGCCGCCAGCGCCGCCGCCTCGTGGGTGACGTTGGCCTCGGCGGCGGAGAAATTCTGGTAGGCAGTGACCGCGATCAGGCCGAGCAGCAGGCCGTAGAACACGCAGAAGCACGACAGCACGTAGCCGACGACGTCGTTGCACGCCGGGGTCGAACGGACGAACTGGCGGAGGATCGGCCGGACGACCAGCGCCCCGCCCCAGTAGATCCCGACGAACAGCGCGATCATCCCCAGCGCGAGCGTCGCCGAGGGGATGTCGTAAATCCAGTAGAGCATCGCGGTGCGGCGGCGGCGGACGGACTCCGGGGAGGTTTCGCCCCGGGGAAGCGATGGTACCAACGCCGCGGGGTCACTTCACGTCGTCGCCATCCAGCGCATAAATCGCCAGATGGCCGCCACCGGGCCCGCGCAGTTCCTCGACGCGAAACACCCCCGTCACCGCCACCGGCCGGATCGAGAACTCGGCGCTCGTGCCCGGCGCCATCCGCACGACGACGCAGTCGTGGAGCGCCGCGCCGGGGCCGAAGCAGCACTCCATGTTGTCGCGCACGAGAACGAACTGGGTGAGCCCGGTCTGCTGGAAGCTGGGGAGGATGTAGCCGCGGATCCGGACGCGCTGTCGCTCGAGCTCGCGGACCCGCGGCGTGAGCGCGTCGGGGGTGAAGGGTGCGCCTTTTTCCAGCCCGAGCTTGATGTCGTCGAACGTGATCTCGCGCGGTGCGGCAGGCGCGGCGGAGGTCGCCGCGGCGGCGGGGGCGGCGGGCAGCGCCGTCGACGGCGATCCCCCGGGGGCCGCGTCGGCCGCGGGAGGAACGGGGCGCGTGGCGGGGGATCGGGGGCCACCGCAGCCGAGCAGCGCCACCACCCCGGTGACCGTCGCGCCGGCGCGGAGGGCCTGGAATAATGGAAGGGAGGAAGCCATGAGATCAGTGCCGGCTCGTCCACCGCCGCGCTGCTCAGCGGAGGGTGGCGTTTTCGAGGTGGTAGAACACGCCCCCCTCGAGGGCCGTCGTGCCGGTCGGTCGCACCGAGAACCGGCCGGCCACCTTGCACACCTTCGGTGTGAACATCGTGCCGACCGGATCGGCAAGTTGCACGAGCACGCGGTCGGTGATCTTGGGATTGCCACCGAAGCAGCAGTCGCCCTGGTCGCGGACGAGGACGAACTGCACGATCCCGCGCTGCTGCTTGCCGGGATACATGTAGCCCTTGAGGAGCACGTCGCGGCCGTCGAGGGCCAGGGCGCTTTCCGGGATCATGTGGGGCGGGTCGCCGGGGAGCGGCTGGAGCGCGCCGTAGTCGATCCGCTCGAACCCCTCGGGCAGCTCGGCGGCGTAGACGCCCGCCTGCCAGGCGAGGCCCGCGACGAGGGCCACGGCGGCGACGAGCGTCGCGCCGATCGCCAGCAGCCGGCCGGTGTAGTCCTCGGGGCGGGTGGCGATCGCCCGCCAGCCGATCACTCCGGCGACGAGGGCGCCGAGCGGCACCAACGCCAACCACCAATCGAGAAGCGTGAGTGGCGAGAGGACGGCGAGCACGACCGCCGGGACCACGGTGGGCGGCAGCGCGCGGTAGCGGTCGGCGTCGCCGGCGACGGGCCGCGCGACGTCGGGGGCGGGAGTATCGAACAGGCCGCTGGCCATGGTGTCGGGCCCGGAGGACAGGAAGGGGGATCAGCCGTGACGGGTGGCGGCATGGAGGGCGGTGCGGACGATCGACGCCAGAAGCAGGCCCAGCGCCGCGACCATCAAGCCCCAGGGAACCCACGAGCCCTCCGTGGATGGCGACGCGGCGAGGGCCGGCGGCACGGCGCCGGCTGGATCGACCGCCGCGCGGTCGTCGGTGGCGTCGTCGTCGGCGAGTACGGGGGCGACCCGGGCGACGAGGGCGGCGTCGGTGCCCGAATCGGCGGTTGGTGCAGGTGCCGAGGGAGTTGCGGTCGAGGGATCACCCGGATCGCCGTCGTCCGCCGTGGTCGCCGCCGGCGGCGGTGTGGCGCCGCCCCCTTTTGCCGCCAACACCCCCGCGAACCCCGCCAGCGTCGCCGCCCGGCGCACCGCCTCGGGGTCGATCGCGGCCAGTCGCTTCACCGCCGCGTCCGCCTCGGGAAGCGGGCAGGCCTTGAGGTAATTGATCACCGGCTCACGGACGAAGATGTTGTCGTCGGTCGCGTCGGTGAACAGTTGCTCGAGCCGACCGACCACAGACCAGTCCTGCCAGCGGGCCAGATCGGCGATCACCAGATCCGCCAGCTTCGGCTCGTCGAGGAGCTTGCGCAGCGACGCCAATACCCGCTCCCGCGGCACGTCACGCGATTCCTCGCCGAGGAACCGCAGCGCCATCACCGCGGCGTAGGTTTCGGTGAACGGTACGTCGCGTTTGCCTCCGGGAAGGAACAGCCGGTCGACCAGATCGAGCCCCGTGGCTCCCTCGAGCGTGACGTAGCAGGCGATCAGGGCATCGAGCCCGGAGCGGACCTCGGCCTTGTCGCCGTCGTACCCCTCGCCGGCGAGGATCGCGGCGATCCGCGCGGCATCGGCCTTACTGCCGCAGACCCCGAGCATCGTGGCGTAGAGCCGGCGCCGGTTGGAGGCGACCTTCGGATTCTCGATCCACGCCAGCAGTTGGGCCGCGTCCATGCGGCTTTCGAGCCCACGGACGTCGTCGTACGGGGCGACGGCGAACTCGTCGTAGGCGTCGCGGGCGAGCGTCTCGTCGGCGTCCTCGAGGTATTGCTGGAAGAACGCCAGCCGATCCGGACCCTTCTCCGGCAGCGTCGCCAGCCGGCGGATGTAGTCCACCGCCCGGTCGCTGACGGCGATCGGGGTCGACCAGACCAGTTTCGGCGGCTCGACCGCCATCAGCAGGTGGAGCCCGCCGACCGGCTTGCGATCGAGCATGATCGTCTCGATCGGCGTCCCGTCGGGGCCGGAGTGCCCGGCCTCGGTGACGAGGTCCCCTCCCTTGAGCACCTCGACGACCTCGAACCGGCCCTTGGGGAGCGGGCCGTCAGCCCGCAGTTTCAGCGCTCCCTCGGCCGGTGCTTCCACCAGCCGGGCGATCACCGCCGCCTGGCTCTGGGCGATTTCCTGGGCGAAGGTCAGCGACACCGCGCTGCAGAACGGGCAGGCGGCGGCCGGGCGCGGAAGCGATCCCAGGGCCAGGCCGAGGACCGTCACGGCGGCGACGAGCGAGCGGAGTTTCTTCATGCCCCGATTCTACCAGCCCCCCGCGGCCGACACCCCCCGGCGGTCCGCGAGCGGGACCCGGCCGCGGGCGGCCGGTCAGCCCGGCCCCTGTAGCCAGCGGGCCACGTCGGTCCGGTAGGCGGCGATCGCGGGCACCAGGGCGGCGACGATCCCGACCAGGACGAGCCCCGGCACGAGCAGCAGTTCCGTTCTCGGCGCCGCCGACAGCACGCTGGCAGAGACGCCGGCGTTGGTCGAGATCCACGGGCCCAGGGCCCCCACCAGCAGGTGACCGAGGATCCACCCGGCCAGGCCGCCGCCGACGGCCAGGAGAACCGCCTCGGCGA
This region of Planctomycetota bacterium genomic DNA includes:
- a CDS encoding AIM24 family protein codes for the protein MATFDVQHTEGMRWVKASLADDTIRTERGALNHMQGAVTMDVPLPSLRAAWVSLFSDESLLRPRFTGTGTVFLDSTLGGYHPLRIGRGEQWILDRKCFWVSEGEVEITVRRESWWTAFLAGEGFIWYKTVLRGDGQALLSVDGPVEEIRLEDDRLVVDGPQVMARTAGIRLSLKRPTSNFLSFWLSGQERSYVYEGSGRLLLCTTPYWRKRMQQERFGSAAE
- a CDS encoding DUF4239 domain-containing protein produces the protein MLYWIYDIPSATLALGMIALFVGIYWGGALVVRPILRQFVRSTPACNDVVGYVLSCFCVFYGLLLGLIAVTAYQNFSAAEANVTHEAAALAALYEDVGQYPAPWGQNLRWALRDYTRYVIKYAWPLQRRGIVPVEGSVRAQAFEEQLLAFQPETPAEEILHAEALRQFNSFLEARRMRLFAVTSSIPVVMWYVVILGALITIAMVWLFDMKFVTHLLLGGLLSAYLGTMIFLIAAMDNPFRGEVSIAPEVFETLYAHMVEE
- a CDS encoding FAD:protein FMN transferase, encoding MSSRGTPRSGVHSNEISTAGGGASLVMAGFPRSARVYSRRRAAAILAGAVAAPALAADAPRLERVTRSRRMMGVPWAVTVFAPDGEGRAAAEAALDEVARLDGVLSDYDPESELSRLSAAAPTDIPIPLSPDLGAVLARAVEIRTASGGAFDPTVGPLTTLWRQARRSGRMPLPDRLAAARAAVGPEALVVEGNPLTARLTRPGMRLDLGGIGMGYAIDRALSLLAGRGVAAALVDASGDIGASGPPPGADGWKVAVAALDPRQDGSETLRLTHAAVTTSGDAFQAIEIDGRRYSHIVDPRTGIGVPGPAAVTVIGPDAITADAAATAASVLGPVAGSAFVAELAGCAARFVWQEEGRPRSSMTVGWPDRARRSPDGG
- a CDS encoding DUF3299 domain-containing protein codes for the protein MASSLPLFQALRAGATVTGVVALLGCGGPRSPATRPVPPAADAAPGGSPSTALPAAPAAAATSAAPAAPREITFDDIKLGLEKGAPFTPDALTPRVRELERQRVRIRGYILPSFQQTGLTQFVLVRDNMECCFGPGAALHDCVVVRMAPGTSAEFSIRPVAVTGVFRVEELRGPGGGHLAIYALDGDDVK
- a CDS encoding TolC family protein, with translation MDFIPRRTRPVHPTSRQALVAALIASLLAPGCAPRQPFHFFEDGDLSHYVGAVQKIEYPDSCSPPLDEAAGTVEPLTLSNARFDQIWEVSLEEAIRTALENGKVLRNLGGRFGSFGGPRPQTGEPPVSLLTQPLGTPTVYDPAIVETDPIRGVEPALAFFDAQLASSLTWERQNRPQNVGGIGTQIFQQQFLGDTGNWTTSITKRTATGATLGFANSTLYDNNNSPIRQDGVPSTFTTNYDFTFNQPLLEGAGVTYNRIAGPDPFNNIDGRPIFRGVLLARINADISLADFEAGVRNLVSDTEQSYWELYFAYRNLEARKAGRDSALEAWRRVHALYVEQSRGGEADKEAQAREQYFFFRSDVESALTDVYRCENRLRYMMGISASDGRLIRPADEPTTARIAFDWQQALTEALSRSAELRKQKWVIKQRELELVAAKNLLLPRLDLVGRWRFLGMGQELINQNYTPYDANGQDPLAGTDAYSSLFSGQFQEWQSGAQFLMPLGFRRELATVRHHQLQLARERARLQDEELEASHALVEAVRNVDTNFALSQTNFNRRVAAERQVEAVQAAYDAGTVTFDQLLDAQRRRADAESAYYRAIVDYNRSISQLHFRKGSLLEFNGVFLAEGPWPGKAYFDAYRRARQRDASLYLDYGHSRPGVFSRGPITQRFSDVGASTAVEQLEPRDPATVEEPSPPTGSDGKPGDGRPTPAEEVPAPRPKDPPRGTATLPGNRPLAASVLAPISPLATDGAARVVDGMRGRPLPGSRLIEGPEVAASTQLR